Proteins found in one Balneola sp. genomic segment:
- the mraZ gene encoding division/cell wall cluster transcriptional repressor MraZ, with protein MHSFKGQYEHSIDEKGRISLPAKMRKVLSPSAQDRFVIVRGLEDCLYLYPENEWQNVEQALLQANNFTRSGRIAKRNFLRYAEDVALDKQNRIAIPTDHMTYAGISSKAIFLGMGQYIEVWSPEALKEADENLDADAFEEIFEQVMGGGAQTDAS; from the coding sequence GTGCATAGTTTTAAGGGCCAATACGAGCATAGTATAGACGAGAAAGGTCGTATTTCCTTACCAGCCAAAATGCGTAAGGTACTCTCTCCGTCCGCACAGGATCGATTTGTTATAGTTCGAGGATTAGAAGACTGTCTCTATTTATACCCCGAAAATGAATGGCAAAATGTAGAACAAGCTCTCCTTCAAGCCAATAATTTTACACGTTCCGGACGAATTGCTAAGCGAAACTTCCTCCGTTATGCTGAGGATGTAGCCCTGGATAAACAAAACCGGATTGCTATCCCCACGGACCATATGACTTATGCCGGTATCAGTTCTAAAGCCATTTTCCTGGGTATGGGTCAATATATAGAGGTTTGGTCTCCTGAAGCCCTTAAAGAGGCTGATGAAAACCTGGACGCCGATGCCTTTGAAGAAATTTTTGAACAAGTAATGGGAGGCGGTGCTCAAACCGATGCTAGTTAA
- a CDS encoding SDR family oxidoreductase, translating to MSSQPVAVVTGAYRGLGLETVNQLANLGYSVVLTGRNSEKGEAAASQFRTQGYDVHFRPLDVNDLDSISSLNRFIAGKYGRLDVLVNNAGIHYDMANKATNPNWDIVNEAINTNFIGAWKVAVGLLDLIQKSEHGRIVNVSSGAGSLLDMSPGTPAYSASKAAMNVLTKQLAAELRSKGILVNSVCPGWVRTDMGGQAAPRSVKEGASGIVWAATLKDNDPTGGFFRDGKEINW from the coding sequence ATGTCATCACAACCTGTAGCTGTAGTAACCGGGGCCTACCGTGGTCTGGGACTTGAAACTGTTAATCAACTTGCCAACCTTGGATACTCCGTAGTACTGACAGGAAGGAATTCTGAAAAAGGAGAAGCGGCAGCTTCACAGTTCAGAACCCAGGGATATGATGTTCATTTTCGGCCTTTAGATGTGAACGACCTGGATAGCATTTCAAGTTTAAACCGATTTATTGCGGGCAAATATGGTAGACTTGATGTATTGGTTAACAACGCCGGTATCCATTATGATATGGCCAATAAAGCAACTAACCCAAACTGGGATATTGTGAACGAAGCCATCAATACTAATTTCATAGGAGCATGGAAAGTTGCCGTTGGCCTTCTTGACCTCATTCAAAAAAGTGAACATGGCCGAATTGTAAATGTAAGCAGTGGCGCCGGTTCCCTTCTGGATATGTCTCCTGGTACCCCCGCCTATTCCGCTAGCAAAGCAGCCATGAATGTTCTCACCAAACAACTAGCTGCAGAACTCAGAAGTAAAGGTATCTTAGTCAACTCCGTTTGCCCTGGTTGGGTCAGAACTGATATGGGTGGACAAGCCGCTCCCCGATCTGTTAAAGAAGGAGCTTCCGGAATTGTTTGGGCTGCAACTTTGAAAGATAATGACCCAACGGGTGGATTCTTCAGAGATGGAAAAGAGATTAACTGGTAG
- a CDS encoding T9SS C-terminal target domain-containing protein: MLKRTPALFLLIALFLFGEIQAQHSVPRQWNEVLLDAIRNDFARPTVHARNLFHVSAAMYDAWALYDETATPFFLGNSFRDFDFDYPNGFNINTEEELEEAISYAVYRILSKRFEFSPGADTSLASFDLLMSELGYDINFTSSDLSNNNPAALGNFIAEQIINFGAQDGSNEEFGYNNIFYEPVNTYRDNSLDPVFPGNPDIIDPNRWQPLTFGSFIDQSGNPIPTETPRFLGAEWGQVVPFSLQQEDVTIYERDGFDYWVYHDPGPAPLLDVSGVDDSERYKWTFSLVSVWSSHLDPSDGVMWDISPGAIGNNPTFPETFEEYQQYYDLIEGGDPGTGWDMNPATGQAYEPQIVPRADYARVLAEFWADGPDSETPPGHWFTILNYVNDHPLLEKKFEGTGETLSDLEWDIKSYFLLGGAMHDAAIAAWGIKGWYDYIRPISALRHMTDQGQSSDPELPNYNPNGIPLIEGFIELIEEGDSLVTVRDSVELIGTIKVKAWRGHNTGYIIDPDTSTAGVSWIPAGEWWSYQRPTFVTPPFAGYISGHSTFSRAAAEVMTLLTGDEFFPGGIGEFHAPKNEFLVFEDGPSVDLTLQWATYRDASDQTSLSRIWGGIHPPADDIPGRIIGEQVGIEAFNYAVNFFNGISVSNEVTPHTESTNQIQSYPNPVQRGTPLRITLNGLSGIEEIQVYNILGQKVISRRVTHSSSLQINTSNLSSGMYFIRVVGSHTTLTKKFMVVK, from the coding sequence ATCTTGAAAAGAACCCCTGCTCTATTCTTACTTATAGCTCTCTTTCTCTTTGGGGAAATACAGGCGCAACATAGTGTTCCACGTCAATGGAATGAGGTACTGCTGGATGCCATTCGAAATGACTTTGCACGACCTACCGTGCACGCCCGGAACTTATTCCATGTTTCTGCTGCGATGTATGATGCCTGGGCCTTATATGATGAAACGGCCACCCCTTTTTTCCTGGGAAACAGCTTCCGAGATTTTGATTTCGACTATCCGAACGGCTTCAATATTAACACTGAAGAAGAGTTAGAAGAAGCGATCAGCTATGCCGTGTATCGTATACTTTCTAAAAGATTCGAGTTCTCTCCAGGTGCTGATACTTCTCTGGCTTCTTTTGATTTATTGATGAGTGAGCTGGGCTATGACATAAACTTTACATCTTCTGATCTCAGTAATAACAATCCTGCAGCATTAGGTAATTTCATTGCAGAACAGATTATAAACTTTGGTGCACAAGATGGTTCTAATGAAGAATTCGGCTACAATAACATCTTCTACGAACCTGTAAATACCTATCGTGATAACTCCCTTGATCCCGTCTTTCCAGGAAATCCGGATATCATTGACCCGAACCGATGGCAACCTCTCACCTTTGGTTCTTTTATAGATCAGTCTGGGAACCCTATACCAACAGAAACTCCAAGGTTTTTGGGAGCTGAATGGGGGCAAGTCGTTCCTTTCTCATTACAACAGGAAGATGTCACCATTTATGAGCGAGACGGATTTGACTATTGGGTATATCATGATCCCGGTCCAGCTCCTCTTTTGGATGTAAGTGGAGTAGACGACTCAGAGCGTTATAAGTGGACATTTTCTCTAGTCTCTGTTTGGTCTTCTCATCTTGACCCCTCTGATGGAGTTATGTGGGACATTTCTCCGGGGGCCATTGGTAACAATCCGACATTTCCTGAGACTTTTGAAGAATACCAGCAATATTATGACCTGATTGAAGGTGGCGATCCCGGAACGGGTTGGGATATGAACCCAGCTACCGGACAAGCTTATGAACCGCAAATAGTACCTCGTGCAGATTATGCAAGAGTCCTTGCCGAGTTTTGGGCAGATGGTCCAGACTCTGAAACTCCACCAGGGCACTGGTTCACTATTTTGAATTACGTGAATGATCATCCCCTTCTGGAAAAGAAATTCGAAGGAACCGGAGAAACACTAAGTGATTTGGAGTGGGATATAAAATCCTATTTCCTTTTAGGAGGAGCTATGCATGATGCTGCTATAGCCGCCTGGGGGATTAAAGGATGGTATGATTACATCAGACCCATTTCTGCATTACGTCATATGACCGATCAGGGACAAAGCTCTGATCCGGAACTTCCAAATTATAATCCTAATGGAATTCCTCTTATCGAAGGTTTTATTGAGTTAATAGAAGAAGGAGATTCTTTAGTTACAGTTCGAGATAGTGTAGAACTTATTGGAACTATAAAAGTGAAAGCATGGAGAGGTCATAATACCGGATACATCATTGATCCTGATACATCAACTGCAGGAGTTTCCTGGATACCTGCGGGTGAATGGTGGAGCTATCAACGCCCGACTTTCGTGACCCCTCCTTTTGCTGGTTATATTTCCGGCCATTCCACTTTTTCGAGAGCAGCGGCTGAAGTCATGACGCTTCTTACCGGAGATGAATTCTTTCCGGGAGGAATAGGAGAATTTCATGCTCCCAAAAATGAATTCCTTGTTTTTGAAGATGGCCCTAGCGTGGACCTCACCTTGCAATGGGCAACCTACCGGGACGCTTCTGATCAAACCAGTTTATCCAGAATTTGGGGTGGCATTCACCCTCCAGCCGATGATATCCCTGGGCGAATTATTGGGGAGCAGGTTGGTATTGAGGCCTTCAATTATGCAGTAAACTTTTTTAATGGTATTTCGGTGAGTAATGAAGTTACTCCTCATACTGAAAGTACCAACCAGATTCAAAGCTATCCTAACCCGGTTCAACGTGGTACTCCGTTGAGAATAACTCTAAATGGGCTTTCCGGAATAGAAGAAATTCAAGTTTATAACATTCTGGGACAAAAGGTGATTAGCAGAAGAGTTACCCATAGTTCTTCTCTTCAAATCAATACCTCAAATCTTTCATCAGGAATGTACTTCATTCGGGTAGTCGGAAGTCACACTACACTGACGAAAAAGTTTATGGTTGTGAAATAA
- a CDS encoding T9SS C-terminal target domain-containing protein, translating into MSQKVLLNLFVIVTGVFLAPSTQAQIFERIDIPYSNPIGLIMDSDIGTNGISIADYNLDGSLDIYFVVRDSAWGGDARTWNRLFSLENGEYVNRTISSELKGISQTRWSEMGYNIGASWGDFNNDGYPDIFVYYSGKDQLFKNNGDGSFSDVSEFAQIAGLETQLSSHALWWDFDLDGDLDLYVTIRRDRAIDNKDRTNRMYENMGNDVFVDISQESFLNDNGLSYMAIPLDVNNDSLPDLYVANDFGANSLYINNGDKTFSKDTANTYGINDQGEGMGLAIADINKKGFPDIYVTNVTEDGSVELRRNPLFLNSGNNSFENIAQESGTMLAEWGWGASFADLNNNTWEDLFISNGYFDDDDDNFLYINTSTKDQILFENKAEEAGVADSMVSRTHVIFDQNNDGFLDILVSNFFDDPILYRNTHATGNWLSVALEGVESNRNGFGSKVITFYGEESQTKFYHGAQFYGQNILPVHFGMAEFESVDSLQVIWPGGNTDTFVDVDVNQQIRIIEGGTLVTSTNPERETEQIQEFKLIGNYPNPFNSGTNILFELPLRQTIRFEVFNTLGQVVYQQTSSFNAGRQQINWQPGAIPSGVYFYKISTQKGYIQTSRLLYLK; encoded by the coding sequence ATGAGTCAAAAAGTGCTTCTCAATTTGTTCGTTATTGTGACCGGAGTATTCCTTGCTCCATCTACACAAGCACAAATATTCGAAAGGATTGACATTCCCTATTCAAACCCTATTGGTCTCATTATGGATTCAGATATTGGTACTAACGGGATTTCCATAGCTGATTATAATCTTGATGGCTCTTTAGATATCTATTTTGTGGTCAGAGATTCTGCCTGGGGGGGAGATGCCAGAACATGGAATCGATTATTCTCCCTTGAAAACGGGGAATATGTTAACAGAACCATTTCATCTGAGTTAAAGGGCATTAGTCAAACAAGATGGAGTGAAATGGGTTATAACATTGGGGCTTCCTGGGGAGACTTTAATAATGATGGATATCCTGACATTTTCGTTTACTATTCGGGGAAAGACCAACTATTCAAAAACAATGGAGACGGAAGCTTTAGCGATGTTTCTGAATTTGCTCAAATTGCCGGACTTGAAACACAGCTAAGTTCTCATGCTTTATGGTGGGATTTTGACCTCGATGGCGATTTAGATCTATATGTAACGATAAGGAGAGATCGTGCAATTGATAATAAAGACCGAACAAACAGAATGTATGAGAACATGGGCAACGATGTGTTTGTCGATATATCTCAAGAGAGTTTCTTGAATGATAATGGACTGTCTTATATGGCCATACCTCTTGATGTCAATAATGACTCCCTGCCCGACTTATATGTAGCCAATGACTTCGGAGCCAATTCATTATATATCAATAATGGAGATAAAACTTTTTCTAAAGATACAGCCAACACTTATGGGATAAACGATCAGGGAGAAGGAATGGGCTTAGCTATTGCTGATATCAATAAAAAAGGCTTTCCTGATATTTATGTTACCAATGTAACCGAAGATGGAAGTGTTGAACTACGAAGAAACCCTCTTTTCCTGAACTCAGGTAACAACTCTTTTGAAAATATTGCACAGGAATCCGGGACTATGTTGGCTGAATGGGGATGGGGAGCAAGCTTCGCCGATTTAAACAACAATACCTGGGAAGATCTTTTTATATCAAACGGCTATTTCGATGACGATGATGATAATTTTCTGTACATCAACACTTCAACAAAAGATCAAATTCTGTTCGAAAACAAAGCAGAAGAGGCCGGAGTAGCGGATTCCATGGTTTCAAGAACTCATGTTATTTTTGATCAGAACAATGATGGTTTTCTGGATATCCTGGTCTCCAACTTTTTCGATGACCCTATCCTGTATCGAAATACTCATGCAACAGGTAACTGGCTGAGTGTGGCTTTAGAAGGAGTAGAATCGAACAGAAATGGTTTCGGCTCCAAAGTCATCACTTTTTATGGAGAAGAATCTCAAACCAAATTTTATCATGGAGCCCAGTTCTATGGCCAGAATATTTTACCTGTTCATTTCGGAATGGCAGAATTTGAATCCGTAGATAGCTTGCAGGTTATTTGGCCCGGAGGTAATACAGACACCTTTGTTGATGTTGACGTAAACCAGCAGATCAGAATTATAGAAGGGGGAACGCTTGTTACCTCCACAAATCCGGAAAGAGAGACTGAGCAGATTCAGGAATTTAAACTCATAGGTAATTATCCTAACCCATTCAATAGTGGAACCAACATTCTATTCGAGCTCCCTTTGAGGCAGACTATTCGATTTGAGGTTTTCAATACATTGGGTCAGGTCGTTTATCAACAAACTTCCTCATTCAATGCGGGCAGGCAACAAATAAACTGGCAACCTGGTGCCATTCCTTCCGGTGTTTATTTCTACAAAATTTCAACCCAAAAAGGGTATATCCAAACTTCCAGATTGTTGTACCTCAAGTAG
- the metX gene encoding homoserine O-acetyltransferase, giving the protein MSKLNTYILEHTFITESGFSFDNPEIAYQTWGTLNEDKSNVVLVIHALTGNSNLEEWFQGLFWEKSPIDLNKHFVICINIPGSCYGSLGPWSINPKTGKAYKKDFPVFSIRDIARFQQHLLNGLGTQGIELVIGGSMGGMIALEFALMDDRVNKLCLMVMGKSHSPWAIGISHAQRMALYADPKWNGGDYDKNDPPQAGLAAARAMAMLTYRAPSNYEYKFSRDRNTEKDLFEVESYLEYQGQKLVGRFDALSYDRLTKSMDTHDVSRNRGPFEEVLGSLSVPTLVIGVDSDRLYPVSEQKELVDLIPNSIYREITSGFGHDAFLIEFDQINDFLTSFLKSEVDAIDA; this is encoded by the coding sequence ATGAGCAAACTCAATACATATATTCTTGAACACACATTCATCACTGAATCGGGCTTTTCATTCGATAACCCCGAGATAGCATACCAGACCTGGGGCACTCTTAATGAGGATAAATCCAATGTGGTATTAGTCATTCATGCCTTGACTGGAAATTCCAATCTTGAAGAATGGTTTCAAGGTTTGTTTTGGGAAAAGAGCCCCATTGATTTAAATAAGCATTTCGTTATATGCATTAATATTCCCGGAAGTTGTTATGGTTCCTTAGGACCCTGGTCAATCAACCCGAAAACAGGGAAAGCTTATAAGAAAGATTTTCCGGTATTCTCTATCCGTGATATTGCAAGATTTCAACAACATCTGTTAAACGGGCTAGGCACCCAGGGGATTGAACTTGTAATCGGTGGATCAATGGGAGGCATGATAGCCCTTGAATTTGCATTGATGGATGATCGGGTGAATAAGTTATGTCTTATGGTGATGGGGAAATCACACTCACCATGGGCAATTGGAATTAGTCACGCCCAACGCATGGCTTTATACGCTGATCCAAAATGGAATGGTGGAGATTATGATAAGAATGACCCACCTCAGGCAGGATTAGCAGCTGCACGGGCAATGGCAATGCTTACCTACCGGGCTCCATCCAATTATGAATATAAGTTCTCAAGAGATAGAAATACTGAGAAGGATCTTTTTGAAGTAGAATCGTACCTAGAATATCAGGGCCAAAAATTGGTAGGTAGATTCGATGCTCTTTCCTATGATAGACTTACAAAATCAATGGACACCCATGATGTATCCAGGAACCGAGGACCTTTTGAAGAAGTGCTTGGGAGTTTATCTGTTCCTACACTAGTTATAGGCGTAGATTCAGACAGACTTTATCCGGTATCGGAACAAAAAGAACTGGTAGACCTCATTCCAAATTCGATATACCGGGAAATTACTTCTGGATTCGGGCACGACGCTTTTTTAATTGAGTTCGACCAGATCAATGACTTCCTAACTTCTTTTCTTAAATCTGAGGTGGATGCTATAGATGCCTAG
- a CDS encoding OsmC family peroxiredoxin, with protein MSTLTTNEVDERLNETISNVISHVKENPSAKDVTFSVDSILEQGFRSEINVRDFQFIVDEPKSLGGENEAPNPVEYVLGALASCQEIVIKAYAGQLGISLKSVKVTASGDLDLQGFFNLSDERPGFNQVKYKTVISTDETDPAKLQLLKNFSSERCPVLDIIANPVPVNGEVVYVN; from the coding sequence TTTAACAACTAATGAAGTGGATGAACGACTGAACGAGACCATCAGCAACGTAATCAGCCATGTAAAAGAAAACCCTTCCGCGAAGGATGTCACATTTTCTGTGGATTCGATACTAGAGCAGGGTTTCAGATCTGAAATCAACGTCAGAGATTTTCAGTTTATCGTGGATGAACCCAAAAGTCTCGGTGGAGAAAATGAAGCACCTAATCCTGTCGAGTATGTACTTGGTGCATTAGCATCTTGCCAGGAAATAGTTATCAAGGCCTATGCCGGGCAGCTCGGTATTAGCCTTAAATCTGTTAAGGTTACAGCCTCAGGTGATCTTGATCTCCAGGGGTTTTTTAATCTTTCTGATGAGCGCCCTGGTTTTAATCAGGTGAAATACAAAACTGTTATTTCTACAGATGAAACAGATCCGGCAAAACTCCAACTCTTAAAGAATTTTTCTTCTGAACGGTGCCCTGTATTAGATATAATCGCCAATCCGGTTCCCGTAAATGGAGAGGTTGTATATGTTAATTAA